One window of Papaver somniferum cultivar HN1 chromosome 9, ASM357369v1, whole genome shotgun sequence genomic DNA carries:
- the LOC113310542 gene encoding serine/threonine-protein phosphatase PP1 isozyme 3 — protein sequence MASSNNSGQVGMDSGVLDDIINRLLEVRSSKPGKQVQLSESEIRQLCIASREIFLQQPNLLELEAPIKICGDIHGQYGDLLRLFEYGGLPPQSNYLFLGDYVDRGRQSLETICLLLAYKIKYPENFFLLRGNHECASINRIYGFYDECKRRFNVRLWKTFTDCFNCLPVSAVIDDKILCMHGGISPDLNNLDQIRNLPRPTDVPDTGLLCDLLWSDPGRDVKGWGMNDRGVSYTFGPDKCAEFLTKQDLDLVCRAHQVVEDGYEFFADRQLVTIFSAPNYCGEFDNAGAMMSVDENLMCSFQILKPAERRTRSMMSTSIL from the exons ATGGCTTCTAGTAATAATAGTGGTCAAGTGGGAATGGATAGTGGTGTACTTGACGACATCATAAATCGGTTACTCGAAGTCAGATCGTCTAAACCAGGTAAACAAGTTCAGTTATCCGAGTCTGAGATTCGTCAGCTTTGTATTGCTTCCAGAGAGATTTTCCTTCAACAACCTAATCTACTCGAACTCGAAGCTCCTATCAAGATCTGCG GTGACATTCATGGACAATACGGTGATCTATTGAGGTTATTCGAGTACGGCGGCTTAccaccgcaatcgaattacttgTTCTTAGGGGATTATGTGGACCGTGGGAGGCAGAGTCTCGAAACGATATGTTTATTGCTTGCTTACAAAATTAAATACCCTGAGAACTTCTTTTTACTGAGAGGAAATCACGAATGTGCTTCGATTAATAGGATTTATGGTTTCTATGATGAGTGTAAGCGCAGATTTAATGTTAGGCTATGGAAAACGTTTACCGACTGTTTTAACTGTTTGCCTGTGTCGGCTGTTATTGACGACAAGATATTGTGTATGCATGGTGGTATTTCGCCTGATTTGAATAATTTGGATCAGATTAGGAATTTGCCTAGGCCGACTGATGTACCGGATACCGGGTTGTTGTGTGATTTGTTGTGGTCTGATCCTGGTAGAGATGTGAAAGGGTGGGGAATGAATGATAGGGGTGTTTCATATACGTTTGGTCCTGATAAGTGTGCCGAGTTTTTGACTAAGCAGGATTTGGACCTTGTCTGTCGTGCCCATCAG GTTGTAGAGGATGGGTATGAGTTCTTTGCAGACAGGCAGCTTGTTACAATATTCTCTGCGCCCAACTACTGCGGGGAATTTGATAATGCTGGTGCCATGATGAGTGTTGATGAAAACTTAATGTGCTCGTTTCAAATTCTCAAGCCTGCAGAAAGAAGGACAAGGTCCATGATGTCTACGAGTATATTATGA